One Leptospira wolbachii serovar Codice str. CDC genomic region harbors:
- the hisA gene encoding 1-(5-phosphoribosyl)-5-[(5-phosphoribosylamino)methylideneamino]imidazole-4-carboxamide isomerase, translating to MLVLPAIDLLDNEAVRLLQGDYSKKTVYSSEPEKMIRVFEEQGATLIHIVDLNAAKTGKSENEKAIRKIKDNCSVELELGGGIRSLENMKFYDGLGVSRFILGTVAVEDSKVVEEGLKKYGPDRIVIGVDAKDGYVRTKGWETNSGIKYTEFLKTMYGMGIRHVIFTDISKDGMMAGPNTAVYLELLSLFPDLQLVASGGVSSMQDLVDLYDASHGKLFGAITGKAIYEGKLDLKESIRILSKKRNEN from the coding sequence ATGTTAGTTTTACCTGCCATTGATCTTTTAGACAACGAAGCTGTACGATTACTCCAAGGGGATTATTCTAAAAAAACTGTGTATTCTTCTGAACCGGAGAAGATGATCCGAGTATTTGAAGAACAAGGTGCCACTCTCATCCACATTGTGGACTTAAACGCTGCCAAAACAGGCAAGTCAGAAAACGAAAAAGCCATCCGTAAAATCAAGGATAATTGTTCTGTGGAACTAGAGTTAGGTGGTGGAATTCGTTCCTTGGAAAATATGAAATTCTATGACGGACTCGGTGTATCTCGGTTTATTCTGGGGACTGTTGCCGTCGAAGACTCAAAAGTTGTGGAAGAGGGCTTAAAAAAGTATGGCCCAGATCGCATTGTGATTGGTGTGGATGCCAAAGACGGTTATGTCCGCACTAAAGGTTGGGAAACGAATTCCGGAATCAAATACACTGAATTTTTAAAAACTATGTATGGAATGGGGATCCGCCATGTGATCTTTACAGACATATCTAAAGATGGAATGATGGCAGGGCCAAACACTGCTGTGTATTTGGAGCTGTTATCTTTGTTTCCCGATTTACAACTTGTGGCATCGGGTGGGGTCTCCTCAATGCAAGATTTAGTGGATTTGTATGACGCCTCCCATGGAAAACTCTTTGGAGCTATTACCGGGAAAGCCATTTATGAAGGAAAATTAGACCTAAAAGAAAGTATCAGGATTCTAAGTAAGAAGAGGAATGAAAATTGA
- a CDS encoding vitamin K epoxide reductase/DsbA family protein, whose product MNRKNLALAGVVGGVIGLIVSFLLAIEYFGLGTENIANSACSALGGGDSCLKVAESSYSAIPGVPFLGNVPIALLGFGFYGLLTYSFFLITRARSNEEVSKFISLLFPVLALGLIFDLVLFGISVGIIGTICQLCFVTYIVTIALLGILFLLWKTEGKPTLNFPVAIKEGITTLALVYFFSFSLGYASSKMWVSGSNSNTLATSKGMDSAEMQSKIAAYFQEPTLGIQVAGSPFIGKKDAPITIVKYADYNCGHCLHTSHILHTVLSEYDGMVRVVYKNFPLDGTCNRLMQQPRPGATSCVAAIAAICADKQGKFEPMYRGLYDNLEKGVAHSGSSVVNLGNAIGLNVNSLKACMASKEAQNQLNAEIDEAEKLNIQSTPSLYINDRKIESGTPNPIFLKTLLEQIIQKM is encoded by the coding sequence ATGAATCGTAAGAATTTAGCATTAGCAGGAGTGGTCGGTGGAGTTATTGGACTCATTGTCTCTTTCCTATTGGCAATTGAATACTTTGGCCTTGGTACAGAAAACATAGCCAATTCCGCATGTTCCGCATTAGGTGGTGGTGATTCCTGCTTAAAAGTAGCAGAGAGTTCTTATTCGGCAATTCCAGGAGTTCCTTTTCTGGGCAATGTCCCGATCGCCTTACTTGGATTTGGTTTTTATGGATTACTTACGTATTCTTTCTTTTTGATAACGAGAGCCCGATCAAACGAAGAAGTCTCAAAGTTTATTTCTCTCCTGTTTCCTGTTTTGGCCTTGGGACTGATTTTTGATTTGGTTCTTTTTGGAATTTCTGTGGGGATTATCGGAACCATTTGCCAACTTTGTTTTGTTACTTACATCGTTACCATTGCGCTTCTTGGTATTTTATTTCTACTTTGGAAAACAGAAGGAAAACCAACTCTCAATTTTCCTGTGGCCATCAAAGAAGGAATTACAACTTTAGCGCTTGTTTATTTTTTCAGTTTTTCTTTAGGATATGCCTCAAGCAAAATGTGGGTGAGTGGATCCAATTCCAATACTTTAGCTACTTCTAAAGGTATGGATTCCGCAGAAATGCAATCCAAAATTGCAGCGTACTTCCAAGAACCAACACTTGGAATCCAAGTAGCCGGCTCCCCATTTATTGGTAAAAAAGATGCCCCAATAACAATCGTTAAATACGCAGACTATAACTGCGGGCATTGTTTGCATACAAGCCATATTTTACATACTGTTCTTTCTGAATACGATGGAATGGTTCGTGTGGTTTATAAAAACTTTCCTCTCGATGGAACTTGTAATCGTCTGATGCAACAACCGAGGCCAGGAGCCACTTCTTGTGTGGCTGCCATTGCTGCAATATGTGCAGACAAACAAGGAAAGTTTGAACCTATGTATCGCGGACTTTATGATAATTTAGAAAAGGGCGTGGCGCACTCAGGATCAAGTGTTGTGAATTTAGGAAATGCGATTGGGCTTAATGTTAATTCTTTAAAAGCATGTATGGCCTCAAAAGAAGCCCAAAATCAATTAAATGCTGAAATTGATGAAGCAGAAAAGTTAAATATCCAATCTACACCTTCCCTCTATATCAATGATAGAAAAATAGAGAGTGGAACACCGAATCCAATCTTTCTAAAAACACTTCTGGAACAAATCATCCAAAAGATGTAA
- the hisH gene encoding imidazole glycerol phosphate synthase subunit HisH — MIAVLDFGMGNIHSLLKAVSLYTSDFQFTSDIETVKKADKIILPGDGHFDKAMQNLNEAGFSSVLKEHVDAKKSLLGICIGYQVLFEDSDETSKTGTTIPGLGLIRGKIRKFEGKQNLKVPHMGWNKLFDIKSKNTKILKGIPNESYMYFIHSYRPVGVDRLDITANCHYYGESFPAVVEKETVFGTQFHPEKSDTTGLGILKNFIEL, encoded by the coding sequence GTGATTGCAGTTTTAGATTTTGGAATGGGGAATATCCATTCCTTACTCAAGGCAGTTTCTTTATACACAAGTGATTTCCAATTTACAAGTGATATAGAAACAGTCAAAAAAGCAGATAAAATCATTTTGCCTGGAGACGGGCATTTTGATAAAGCCATGCAGAATTTAAACGAAGCTGGATTTTCTTCTGTTTTGAAAGAACATGTGGATGCTAAAAAATCACTACTAGGAATTTGCATCGGATATCAAGTGTTATTTGAAGATTCGGATGAAACTTCTAAAACAGGAACAACCATTCCCGGTCTTGGTCTCATTCGTGGAAAAATCAGAAAGTTTGAGGGGAAACAAAACCTCAAAGTTCCCCACATGGGTTGGAACAAACTCTTTGATATCAAATCTAAAAATACAAAAATACTCAAAGGGATTCCAAACGAATCCTATATGTATTTTATCCATTCCTACAGACCCGTGGGTGTCGACAGGTTGGATATCACAGCTAACTGTCATTATTACGGGGAATCTTTTCCTGCGGTTGTGGAAAAAGAAACTGTGTTTGGAACCCAGTTCCATCCTGAAAAATCAGATACTACGGGCCTTGGAATCCTTAAAAATTTTATAGAGCTTTAA
- the hisB gene encoding imidazoleglycerol-phosphate dehydratase HisB, with protein sequence MVESRKTSETDIRLDLNVRGTGVYQFDTEIPFFEHMLSHISKHGLIDMDLKLRGDIGIDCHHSVEDTAILMGQMIHTQLGDKKGIFRYGHFTLPMDEVLTTVAVDLGGRFYFKYTGPPIDGKFGIYDAELTLEFLQKFALNAKMNLHVVVHYGENRHHIHESIFKGLGKALRQAIAIDSLAKDQIPSTKGMLE encoded by the coding sequence ATGGTGGAATCAAGAAAGACATCCGAAACAGACATCCGACTCGACCTAAACGTCCGAGGAACCGGGGTCTACCAGTTTGATACAGAAATCCCGTTTTTTGAGCACATGCTCTCCCATATCTCCAAACATGGTCTGATTGATATGGACCTCAAACTTCGGGGGGATATTGGGATCGATTGCCACCACTCGGTGGAAGACACCGCCATCCTTATGGGACAAATGATCCACACCCAGTTAGGTGACAAAAAAGGTATCTTTCGGTATGGTCATTTTACTTTGCCAATGGATGAAGTTCTGACTACAGTTGCTGTGGATTTAGGGGGAAGGTTTTATTTTAAATACACCGGCCCTCCCATCGATGGGAAGTTTGGAATTTATGATGCCGAACTCACTCTCGAGTTCCTTCAAAAATTTGCGCTCAATGCCAAGATGAATTTACATGTAGTGGTGCACTACGGTGAAAACCGCCACCACATTCACGAGTCTATATTCAAAGGACTGGGTAAAGCTTTGCGTCAAGCAATAGCCATCGACTCTCTTGCCAAAGACCAAATTCCTTCTACCAAAGGAATGCTCGAGTGA